aactttactaattaaACTAACTGAAAACCACGACAAATTCATTACTTGAGACTACAGTAATGCAAGATCTAACAGAACCATAATTCagacaaccaaacaaacaaactaattTAAATGCTTGGCTCTAATTAAAACCCACAAATGAACATTAAATTAGCTTCAAATTATTAAGTTCCGAAGTTTGAAAACCTAAATTACTTCTCCATAAcaaattctacttttttttcatattctttaTAACTAAATCAAGCAGAAGCAACTAAATCAACTAGAAACCCTAAATagacaaaagcaacaaaaaaaaaaatggttaccTCAGCAGCTAAGTACTCGAGCACGGCGGCGAGGTAAACGGGAGCACCGGTACCGACACGTTGAGCGTATCGGCCTTTCTTCAAGTACCGGCCGATCCGACCGACTGGGAACTGTAGACCGGCTTTGACGGACCGGGAGACGGGTTTCTTCTTTGGGCCGCCGCCTTTTCTTCCTCCAGCTCCTCTCTTCACTTTTCCACCGGTATCCATgaaaaaatcacacaaaaaatattttctcgaGAAACAAACAgggagtgagagaaagagagtggtTGGACTGGAAGTGggaaatggaaatggaaattGTGTGAGCGAGCGGTATGGTTGGGTGGGTGAGATTTAATACGGACTCGGCGAGAACCATGGTCTGTGGCTGGGGGAATCTGGACTGTTGAATCTGGGTCTAATCGACGGCTGTGAAGTGATGAAGTGGCGATCCGCGTGAAGTGGGATGGACCAATGAGGTAAGGACGTGGGTTTAGATAAATCAAAGACCAATTTTACCATTTGGACcctataaatataatataggaGTATCTTTGCTTGTGTTTTGGGGTTGACATGGTCTATTGTGATTCACGAAAGTTACTTTCATATGTGTCGATCAATAATCACAGCAGGTTATATCCtagtaattgtaaaaaaaattgtgtaattatatatatttttgtttttgagtaggatatatatatatatatttgttggaGAAacaattagatttattatataattgcatttagaagaaaaaaattaaaaattgtgtgACAGACcacaaaattagttatttttcatagagataaaagaaaaactaaaccAGTTAAAACATGCTGTACTCCAAAAGTTATAGGTACAATCCATCGATCcataaaatttatactttttagTGTGTTTTATGAGTAAGGAGTGGAATtataaggttttatttttgtgttaaaatacaaaaactactCCTATGGTATGAATTAATGCAAGTTACCattaaaacttttcaaaaatatataatttacccCCTAAGTACAAATAATACTTAACATTGTTTGAAAGTATCCTGCTCCTTTAAGTTCTTTGCTCTCTTCCTATTGCTTGTTTTGACTATATAATAGcaactatatattatatacatgaGGGGGTATTCGAGCAGCCAATGGTAGATACATAATAACCAGATATAGAGAATGAAACGCAAGaaacaacattttaaaattgtgttaagtaaCATTTATGTTTAGGGAGTAAATTggatctttttaaaaattttaggtaTTGCATAGCATTAGCCtgaacttcaaaattttattcttttattttatatcaattttgtttggaatcatattaaaatcaattttagcctatattcattttcaaatttaaaaatctattcTTCAAGGAATGTGTATGTAActaaaaaacaatatattattgttgtttgattttgttataCTAAACACTtctttaaaatggaaaaaaaaaaattaaattgtatgtTGCAAACGAATAGGTTTATTTAGCCCAATGAATAAGTTTACAGATAcaacatttttttcataatttttttatagttactAATGTAATGCATTGTGATTGGTgcataataaaagtgatgtcagtgATGAGTTCAAATGAAAATTGTATTACTtaaatcacaacaaatcatattaACAATTGCGAAAAATGTTGTATTATTAGCATTTCTCTTTTACATTTAACcaacttatttaaaaataaataaataaaaagtcccATTACTAGATCATGGAGTTTAACCATGAATTTGACTTTAGAGATTTCGTAGAGAATCTGGAGATAGACAACGAAAGTGGCACACGGATTGCAACGTAGGCAAAGAAACACGATCGTTTCGGATAAGTTTTACTTTTGCTTTTGAACCAATGGGCTCAAGAGTGAGACTGCGAGTTTCAGCTGCTCTCCGCTTTGAAATATATCCAATCGATCAACCGTTCTAAGTAAGTTTCATTGCATGATTTTGGGTCGGGCCTGACTGAAGCTCGAACAGCAAGCAAACGATGTTCAATTATCCAGGTCCAGTTCAAATAAATATCTTGGATTGGAGTAGaatctaaagttttttttttttttttgtttttttcttatacaaaaatataaatgctTATCCAGTCCAATTTAAGTGTATGCTATATAAGTGTGTAAAGCTTTCTCTTGGAGATTTGAACACTAAATTTTGTACTTGTAAAGTAATTATCATGCTAAGAGTTCGCAGTGGTAATCTAAAAATATGTTTAGTttggctgaaaaattggaggaTAGAAAActaagaagagaaaatgaagtgattattattttttactatttggtGAGGaataaaatcaaccaaaaaaagaaggaagggTGGGTATATCCCCATTGagcccacaatttttttttctttaaaatagaaataaaaaccGTGAGAAAAATCCTTAGGAATTATGACAAGAATGTAAACTCACACAGACTATCTTTTCCATACTCTCATTCTTCctctcaaacaaacaaatagaagtttttatttattttctaaattaatttgCAAATTACACCTTTTACATTTAGGGTCACAAACACCATATTTACAATcaatactaaaattttaatttaatggtAAATGATCATTTCATAAACTCAATGGTAAAAATATCATATTCGAGATTGAGAATTCATTTTAGAAcattatcaaaacttttttttatgtgagataAAAATCCTACTTTAGTTTAAtcttaagtgtatatgtgtgtaaactCTCTCTTGAAGATCTTGTATTTATAATGACAATAATGCCAAGGGTGCACGAAGGCATCATCAAAACTTTTAATGCTCAAAAAGGcattcattattattaataatgtGTCAGATTCTTAATGGTTAAAACCCAAAGAAAGAATGTGCTTTAATGCATGAAATAAACTTAACAGAAAATTAGATGTTTTAGTTAATTATTTGTTTCctaaaatgaataatttttttttttattttatacaagataaaaattttactctaacctaatctaggTGTATATGTGTGCGAAACTCCCCCCTGTAAACTTAAACCCCAACCCTTACCCCCCCACACCTCACACCCCTCCCCCACAAGCTTCCTAAAATGAATAATTGATtactaattaaaaaacctaattaattatAGGGTTAAAATATCATACAATGGCTCAAAGTAGGagataaacttaaaaattttccccctaaaaatatttataaaaatttaaaaaaataaaaaataataataataataactaaagcAAAATCGGATAAACTTGAAAATAGGAGTTATAAGTGAGAATGAGACGAATGGGGCAGTGTTATTATCCGTATAGCAACTTAGCAAGGGTAATCCGTAACTTCAAGAGAATAGTGCATGGGTATTGGGtggtaatgatttttttaagttagGTTTGGTGGTTGGACTTTCAACATAGTGGTTCGATCGATTTGGCATGGTGCTCGGGTCGACTTTGGAAATATAttggtttatgggttttgttcAAGGATAGGTCttggtgaaattgatcaattCTAGATGGTGGCTAATGGATTTGGCCAAAGTTGTTTGCGTGATAATAAACCTAAAATCCACGATTTCTCAAGTGAAGAGGCAAATTTAAAGAATTAGATGTTAAAAGAATGACATTATAGGTTGTGTAAAATAGTGACTAGATTGTTCGACCATGTTGGCTTGGATTGAGAGGGCTGGCGAAGGCTAGTTGTGGCGATTggagagaaatagagaatggacgtagaaaaaataataataaaacaaaaattgaagtttgAAAATAGATAATAGAAATGAACAgttctttttattatctactaAATATATTAAAACCACATCTTTTTGAGCTTAAATTATCTtatttcttctataaaaaaaattatttatttatttttataaaaaagtttctaaagaTATTTAATGTTCAACTCAACAATGCGCATAAATGGTATGATTGAAATTAAATCCTCGTATAATCTTAAGATCTTAAaccctaaattttaaattaattaggaTAGAATCAAGATTATTCCAAATTTAAAGGATTCGATTTACAATTTATGATCCGATTGTTCCGGCATTaacatttaatgaaaaataaatcatttttcaaaaaatactttccaaaaaattatctcattttcctatatttagTAGCAAgcttaaaataagaaaaacaattctatcttttgccaagctaaataagggagTTGGCATGCCTTTGGAACTCTAGTGTTCTTGGACACTAAAGGCAACACATGCACAATGCATGTTCTAAAATGACCAAGTGCACAagacaatttttcatcatttcaaCTAAGCACACCACAATAATgttataaatacataaattccACGAAATTTTCAGAACTCGTTATTTATTAATGTGATAGATTGTGATtaaaatatcacttttattatatgcTAATAATAACTTGCCATCTCACCCATTgtgaaatatgaaaatttaatgCCGATTTGAGATGCCTCATAGTGTTATTAAATTTGTACCAAACCACTGATTAAACAGTTTAATCCATGAACCAAAGCATTATCCAaaatgatttgttgtaaaacaCTAAATGTGAAATGTCCTAATCTCAAACCATGTAAACCAACAGATTGCAACCCatagataaaagaaagaatatagtGTGAAATTGTGAAAGAAGATTGAACTAAAGGTATTGAACTCTGAAGTTTGAATAGAATTACTAaactactgaaaattgaaaaggtaAACAGATAAagattaaaaactaaaaagataaaataaaagttgtgcAGTCCATGAAACGAGAGTTGAGGGTGAAGAGATAAAGAGATAATGATAAAACTATAGAAGTATGTGATAAAGTGAtgaacttaaataaataaataaataaatatatatatatagggagagagagagagagagagagagagagagagagagagagagagagagagagaaatggaagAACTTCTACACTCTAAAGATAGATATAACTTTGTGGATTCCATTCATTCGTCTACATGAAACACAAGCGATCAATATCACAACGATAACACCTTATTTTAATCATCACTTGTATTTGgagatttaaataattttgttatgcTAGCTCTAGGGTTTAGTGAATAAGCTAAAGATTTATTTTGAACTTCTATgagataagttttttttaagaCTTTTGGACTATATAACTTAGTTATTGGATGATTTACATATgaatgatgtgtttttttttttcctctaaatttatttcatatgatatatatttttttgatataatttattaatttatgtaaatgaagtatttttattttattttagttactttctataattataaaatatattatttaatcaattaataaaCCTAAAGTTCAACCAATGAACCACTGGTTGAACCAGTGAACCAATCCTTCAGTCGGGTTAACCTCTAGTACAATTTTGATAACTATAATAAGTGAGTCTATTgcttattttttcatattatttgcAGATCTCACGTGAATCATGATcacctatttattttattatacttctatttattttattatacttctatttatttttcttcccatTTGTGGATACCATTTAAGTTATTTACTTAATTGATTTAGCTTTTACTTTTTatctataatagaaaaagaaagggtcCGGCTTGCGGACACGTGTCTACTCTTAGACACATGTCCGAATCCGGCCATGGACATGTGTCCGCAATCTAATGActaatgtgtgaatagtgctgtgggacccatttttaatgaaaaaattgataaaaaataaaatttgtgggtccgtgaacagtgcatatatgtactgttcactgcagaaagtcaaTATTTGCgattactgttcattgaacagtaaccacAATACCCctaaaacgcgtgaaaaaaaaaaaaaaaaaaaaaaaaaaaagaacaaaacgcAGCAGGGAAAACGTGGATGTGAATTAAGTtgaatacaaacacacactaaactTAACGAACACACTCACAAACTCTACTTGGATAGGGTAAGAGAAAATCGAAAAACACGATAAAATGTCACAAATTTGTTACTCCTATCTTTTATCTGTagcaaaaatattgtgacagcatgttgttgttgttgttgttgtttttttttttttaagaaacgaAGGTATGTTGTTGTGTCCGTAGAAGTAGAACAACAAGTCATAGTAAAAACGTGTACGTCCCTGATTTGGTCTGAGACAACGCCACACGTCTAGGCGATACACCCATTGGCCATTGACCaaaagactctctctctctctctctctctctctctatatatgtatatagtaAACCCTCCCCTGCTCTTTCTCATTTCCATAGCCAATATCTGCCTCCTTCTCCGATCtatcttatcttcttctccgaTCACGcaaatgtctctctctctacctcCGACCCACTTCATGCTTTGCCTCCAAACTCGCTGATTTCTAAGACCCACATCCCCACAATTTGTTTTACCTCTTATCTAACTCCAAAAATCTGCTTTCGCTGATCAAAAAAATCGCTGCAATTGTGGCGTATTAGAGGAGTTTCGGGGTTTTTCTTAACTGGGTTTCGAAGAGCATTGTGAAAATGCCTTCGGTACCCGTTGAACTCTTTATTCTTCCTTTGGTTCCTTCTTTGACTTGCTTTCATGGTGGTTCATCTTTTCATCGTCTGAAACGTCTTGAGAAAGGTGATCGTCGTGGTAATCTTAGTTAACActtgctttatttttctttctttttctctgctgttgttgttgttgtgtttttttgttctttcggTGAGATATTTTCCCGGTCATTCTCGTTTCGTGAGCGATCTGTACGAGATTTGAAGTGGGGTTTTTGAGAAATTCAAGATCGAGAGGGATTAAGGTTTTGGGTGGACAAAAGCTGAGAAAGATAGTAGATTCTGTTTGGTAAAATACTAAATACGCGTTCCTGGTTTGTCATAGCCCAGAAATTTGTTTAaggtactttttcttttttcttttatttttaatttcatgtaGATTTCAATGTATATGAAATTTCTGACTTTATTGAGTATTGATATGATAATCCTCAAGCTTTTTACATTCACTAGCATGTTtaataataacattattttagttttatgacTTTGGGATTGTTGTGCATTCAAAAATATTAAGGTTTAGTTTAGTTGGATGTGCGTGTTGTCACTTTAAATTCTTCTGGAATTCaaggtttgtttggtttttgcttTGATGGGAATGAGGGATATCTTAAAGATTTTACTGTTGCTGTTTATGTTTACCACATTGATTGCCACTATAGTTGTCTTTTGAATATGAATGTGATGCTCTTGTTCTTGTAGAATCTAATGATTACCAGTATACTTGATGTTTCTAATCTTCATGTGTTGGGCTCGAATTTTTGTAGAAGCTGATTTTGGAAATGGACAGTCAATCTTCTGATGTAAATGCCCTTGGGGATGCTCTTCACGAGTCGCTAAATATCCAACATGTTCAAGTGTCGGAACCTGCACCTGATGGGCATGAGGGGGAGGAAGACATACATGAATGGAAGGAAACTTGCCCAAAGAAGCATTTAATCAAGTCTGAAACCTTTCCATATCCAAAGTTAAGGTTGCTTCCTAATTCTTCTTCAGATGAAGAaggtgaagaagatgaggaaCCTGAAATAATATCACAGGGCCTCCATTCTGAGGAATCTAACGATCATGCCTACTCACGATCGATATCGTTGCCAGTAAGTTCTCATCTTTTTGCTAAACTTGTTACTGAACTTGTAtatatttacacacacacacacacttgtaTTTACCTCCTCCTGCACTGTCTTTTCTGTTGTGAGCTCATAAGTGCATTTCAGTTTTCTTCTAACTAAATATTCTTTGCTGTCATTGTATCTTGGCTGGAAATGTTTTTAGCAATAGACCCTAAATGTGAATTTTAGACGTGACAAAATAATGATGGGGAAATAACTGATAAACACCTGGGAAAGCTGGTTCTAGTATTCAAGCATTAATTTGGGGATGCGTCAGATGATGGAGAGCTCTTGGAAGTTGGAACCTTGCTTAGTTGGTTTAAGTTgaactgatttttattttatcgtTTAGGAAAACCTAGATGTGATTGATTAGAAAACTTAGGTTTGGTTGcttaatttttgtatttcttcTGTAAGATGTCATTTAGACTTTTCAAAATGGCtgcacattattattatttaaaatatgctGGGGAATCATTGTaatgctttttttattattaacttTATACCTTCCAGACTCCTTTGAAGCTTGTGTCTGCCATGAAAGGTAGCCGTAGGACTCAGGGGATTCCGCCGAAGAAACTGCCTGTGAAATGGGCTCCTGATGTGTATGATCCAAGGCCTACTTTGATGTCACACTCGGTTAAAAACAAGAGCTCACAGAAGTAtaaaaacaacaagaaaaatgacaagaaaaatgaaaagaagaatggaaagaaaGGGCAGAAGAACTCTTCACATGGGATAAGTGGCAAGGACAAGAAACAATCT
The DNA window shown above is from Quercus lobata isolate SW786 chromosome 7, ValleyOak3.0 Primary Assembly, whole genome shotgun sequence and carries:
- the LOC115953222 gene encoding uncharacterized protein LOC115953222, producing the protein MDSQSSDVNALGDALHESLNIQHVQVSEPAPDGHEGEEDIHEWKETCPKKHLIKSETFPYPKLRLLPNSSSDEEGEEDEEPEIISQGLHSEESNDHAYSRSISLPTPLKLVSAMKGSRRTQGIPPKKLPVKWAPDVYDPRPTLMSHSVKNKSSQKYKNNKKNDKKNEKKNGKKGQKNSSHGISGKDKKQSRKAAKGSNEFEVFEVGSSNSHCGNSFLRKSHTEMHYPVAEAL